From a single Couchioplanes caeruleus genomic region:
- a CDS encoding MMPL family transporter, with amino-acid sequence MDTLPASAESTKVAVLEDRLPGGEDNTFVFVYHRAGGMTDADRASVDRQFKSLAKRYPPTSAASGEDEGPPTRLSTDGKAMMFTLQVSTTYGAPEAIVGPLRDAAKDRPAGLELDVTGPAAVDGDMDAIFDGVDTQVLLTTVVVVTLLLILTYRSPVLWFIPLVVVGAAALTAMATVYLLVKGFGIVVNDQNSALLTILVFGVGTDYALLLISRYREALHHHENVRVAMVHALRGAAPAIVASAATVVAGLLCLLAADLNSTSGLGPIGAAGILCALVAMLTLFPAVLVVLGRRIFWPAIPRFGTAVAQKPGLWERLGTAISRRRWVATLGSLGILGVLAVGLAGNTGALREQDQFLSAPESVTGFTVLRQHFPELGGQPMTIFTRPAYQERVLGIVKGTRGVAMAVPEQTSGGWSTISVFPTDAPDTVAEYDTIKRVRTAVHTVNGAEAIVGGPSAENLDTEVTTSRDEKLVIPLVLAVVLIILGLLLRAIAAPLVLMATVIVSFAAAFGGSVFIFDTILGFKGIDSSVPLLAFMFLVALGVDYNIFLTSRAREETVRLGTRGGMLKALSATGGVITSAGLVLAATFAVLATLPLVMLIEVGFLVAFGVLLDALLVRSVLVPALTLVIGRRIWWPSRLSRPAAEPPTGHRALAHDEEPVLQR; translated from the coding sequence GTGGACACCCTGCCGGCCAGTGCCGAGTCAACCAAGGTCGCGGTTCTGGAGGACAGGCTCCCGGGCGGTGAGGACAACACGTTCGTCTTCGTGTACCACCGTGCCGGCGGCATGACCGACGCCGACCGTGCGTCGGTCGATCGCCAGTTCAAGTCCCTCGCCAAGCGGTATCCGCCGACGTCGGCGGCCAGCGGTGAGGACGAGGGCCCGCCGACGAGACTCTCCACCGACGGCAAGGCGATGATGTTCACCCTCCAGGTGAGCACGACCTACGGCGCGCCGGAGGCCATCGTCGGCCCGTTGCGTGACGCTGCGAAGGACCGCCCCGCCGGCCTGGAACTCGACGTGACCGGCCCGGCCGCGGTCGACGGCGACATGGACGCCATCTTCGACGGCGTCGACACGCAGGTCCTCCTCACCACCGTCGTCGTCGTCACGCTCCTGCTCATCCTCACGTACCGCAGCCCGGTGTTGTGGTTCATCCCGCTGGTGGTCGTGGGCGCGGCCGCACTGACCGCGATGGCGACCGTCTACCTGCTCGTCAAAGGCTTCGGCATCGTGGTCAACGACCAGAACTCGGCGCTGCTGACGATCCTGGTCTTCGGCGTCGGGACGGACTACGCGCTATTGCTCATATCCCGGTACCGGGAGGCACTGCACCACCACGAGAACGTCCGGGTCGCGATGGTCCACGCGCTACGCGGCGCGGCGCCGGCCATCGTCGCGTCCGCGGCCACCGTGGTCGCCGGCCTGCTCTGCCTGCTCGCCGCAGACCTGAACAGCACCAGCGGGCTGGGCCCGATCGGGGCGGCCGGCATCCTGTGCGCGCTGGTGGCCATGCTGACGCTGTTCCCAGCGGTGCTCGTGGTGCTCGGCAGGCGGATCTTCTGGCCGGCCATCCCGCGGTTCGGCACGGCCGTGGCGCAGAAGCCGGGGCTGTGGGAACGGCTCGGCACCGCCATCAGCCGCCGCCGGTGGGTGGCGACGCTCGGCTCGCTCGGAATCCTCGGCGTGCTCGCCGTCGGGCTGGCGGGCAACACCGGCGCCCTGCGGGAACAGGACCAGTTCCTGTCCGCGCCGGAGTCGGTCACCGGCTTCACCGTCCTACGCCAGCACTTCCCGGAGCTCGGCGGCCAGCCGATGACGATCTTCACGCGGCCGGCGTACCAGGAGCGGGTGCTCGGCATCGTCAAGGGCACCCGCGGTGTGGCCATGGCCGTCCCGGAGCAGACCAGCGGTGGCTGGTCCACCATCTCCGTGTTCCCGACGGACGCGCCGGACACCGTCGCAGAGTACGACACGATCAAGCGGGTGCGCACCGCCGTGCACACGGTGAACGGGGCGGAGGCGATCGTCGGCGGGCCGAGTGCCGAGAACCTCGACACCGAGGTGACCACCAGCCGCGACGAGAAGCTGGTGATCCCGCTGGTGCTCGCCGTCGTACTGATCATCCTCGGGCTGCTGCTGCGCGCGATCGCGGCCCCGCTGGTCCTGATGGCCACCGTGATCGTCTCATTCGCCGCCGCCTTCGGCGGCAGCGTGTTCATCTTCGACACGATCCTCGGGTTCAAGGGCATCGACTCCTCGGTTCCGCTGCTGGCATTCATGTTCCTGGTCGCGCTCGGCGTCGACTACAACATCTTCCTGACCAGCCGGGCCCGGGAAGAGACCGTACGTCTCGGCACCCGAGGGGGCATGCTCAAAGCCCTCTCGGCCACCGGTGGCGTCATCACCTCGGCCGGCCTGGTCCTGGCGGCCACCTTCGCGGTCCTCGCCACCCTTCCGCTGGTGATGCTGATCGAGGTCGGGTTCCTGGTCGCCTTCGGCGTGCTGCTCGACGCCCTGCTGGTGCGGTCGGTCCTGGTGCCCGCCCTCACCCTGGTGATCGGCCGGCGGATCTGGTGGCCGAGCCGGCTGTCGCGTCCAGCGGCGGAGCCGCCGACCGGGCACCGGGCGCTCGCCCACGACGAGGAGCCCGTGCTGCAACGGTGA
- a CDS encoding monooxygenase, whose amino-acid sequence MTLVTTFAAVTACGSNADSATPPAAATHSGHAGGSSAPPQPLRAGERFLDLKMAEAYTPVPPQGGTDEYRCQLVDPGLTKGAFLTGTQFMPENVAIAHHAIVYAVPPGGAAAVREQDAKTPGPGWQCFGGTGVAGAEVEEGDAAWVDTWAPGATETLIDQDAGYKLEPGSLLIMQIHYNLLATGGKPAGPDRSAVRLRLTDGTPQTRELETWPVDAPTELPCAADESGPLCDRAASIADVTKRFGRDVGEMADRQVRECDRGVPKPGNTQTCDHKVEAPMTLYAGFGHMHMLGRAIKVELNPGTPRAKVVLDVPQFDFDNQRLVQLPTPVEIGPGDTLRVTCTHDAGLRRQLPQLKTLPPRYVVWGDGTSDEMCIGIMTVSPRRP is encoded by the coding sequence ATGACGCTGGTGACGACGTTCGCTGCCGTCACCGCCTGCGGGTCGAACGCCGACAGCGCGACGCCCCCAGCGGCCGCCACGCACAGCGGGCACGCGGGCGGATCATCCGCCCCGCCGCAGCCGTTGCGGGCCGGCGAGCGGTTCCTGGACCTGAAGATGGCCGAGGCCTACACGCCCGTGCCGCCGCAGGGCGGCACGGACGAGTACCGGTGCCAGCTGGTCGATCCAGGTCTGACCAAGGGGGCCTTCCTGACCGGAACCCAGTTCATGCCGGAGAACGTCGCCATCGCGCACCACGCCATCGTGTACGCGGTGCCGCCGGGCGGCGCCGCCGCGGTGCGCGAGCAGGACGCGAAGACCCCCGGCCCCGGCTGGCAGTGTTTCGGTGGGACCGGCGTGGCCGGCGCCGAGGTCGAAGAGGGGGACGCGGCGTGGGTGGACACCTGGGCGCCGGGTGCCACGGAGACGCTGATCGACCAGGACGCCGGCTACAAGCTGGAGCCGGGCAGCCTGCTCATCATGCAGATCCACTACAACCTGCTCGCGACCGGCGGCAAGCCGGCCGGGCCGGACCGCTCGGCGGTGCGGTTGAGGCTCACGGACGGCACACCGCAAACCCGGGAACTCGAAACGTGGCCGGTCGACGCGCCGACCGAACTGCCCTGCGCGGCCGACGAGTCGGGGCCGCTCTGTGACCGAGCGGCCTCGATCGCGGACGTGACGAAGCGGTTCGGGCGGGACGTCGGCGAAATGGCGGACCGCCAGGTGAGGGAATGCGACCGGGGCGTGCCGAAGCCCGGTAACACCCAGACCTGCGACCACAAGGTGGAGGCGCCGATGACGCTGTACGCCGGTTTCGGCCACATGCACATGCTCGGGCGGGCCATCAAGGTCGAACTCAACCCGGGCACGCCGAGGGCCAAGGTCGTACTGGACGTACCGCAGTTCGACTTCGACAACCAGCGGCTGGTGCAGCTGCCGACGCCGGTGGAGATCGGTCCGGGGGACACACTGCGGGTGACGTGTACGCACGACGCGGGGCTGCGTAGACAGCTGCCGCAACTGAAGACGCTGCCGCCGCGCTACGTGGTGTGGGGCGACGGCACCAGCGACGAAATGTGCATCGGCATCATGACGGTTTCCCCCCGCAGACCCTGA
- a CDS encoding response regulator — translation MISVLVVDAQPLQRLGFRVLLESAPDTEIVGEAENGSEAVRRITEVRPDVVLMDMRIPGVDGIEATRRVVAAGGRSRVLVLATFDLDRYAFAALRAGASGFLLKDIRPEELLAGIRAVAAGDAVIAPSLTRRLLDAVADRLDDDLCGRVREDPRLGLLTGREREVLVAIGQGLTNGEIARRFELSESTVKTHVGRVLAKIGARDRVQAVILAYNLRLTRPV, via the coding sequence ATGATTTCTGTGCTCGTGGTGGACGCTCAGCCGTTGCAGCGCCTCGGGTTTCGGGTGCTGCTCGAGAGCGCGCCCGACACCGAGATCGTCGGTGAGGCCGAGAATGGCTCTGAGGCCGTTCGGCGGATCACGGAGGTGCGGCCCGACGTCGTGCTGATGGACATGCGTATCCCGGGCGTCGACGGGATTGAGGCGACCCGGCGGGTCGTGGCCGCCGGTGGCCGGTCGCGGGTCCTGGTGCTGGCGACGTTCGATCTGGACCGGTACGCGTTCGCCGCGTTGCGGGCCGGGGCGAGCGGTTTCCTGCTCAAGGACATCCGCCCGGAGGAGCTGCTCGCCGGCATCCGGGCCGTCGCCGCCGGGGACGCGGTGATCGCGCCGTCGCTGACTCGGCGGCTGCTCGACGCGGTCGCCGACCGGCTCGACGATGACCTGTGCGGGCGCGTGCGGGAGGATCCCCGGCTGGGTTTGCTGACCGGCCGCGAGCGCGAGGTCCTCGTGGCCATCGGGCAGGGCCTCACCAATGGCGAGATCGCGCGACGGTTCGAGCTGTCGGAGTCGACGGTGAAGACCCACGTCGGGCGGGTTCTTGCCAAGATTGGCGCAAGGGACCGGGTCCAGGCCGTCATCCTCGCCTACAACCTGAGACTCACCCGGCCGGTCTAG
- a CDS encoding NAD(P)/FAD-dependent oxidoreductase has protein sequence MSQPPEVDVVIVGGGLAGLAAARRLDRAGVDWLLVEAADRLGGRVATDVVDGWRLDRGFQVLNTAYPRVPALVDLDALDMRYFTPGVLVRRGGRLHRLENPLRDPMAAPKTLNSGVGTLADRLKFAALATRCATYPPARLLDAPELTTQEALRKAGLSHRIIEEVLRPFLSGVFADRSLDTSSHVLAMVLRSFARGRIGVPAQGMAMLPAAVAGPLPYPQLLVNARTVAVSPGRVITDGGEIRCRAVVVATDPVTASELLPSLPRPDMRGLTTYYFGAPQAPIDEPTLLLDGDRREIVANTIVMSNAAPEYAPAGRSLIAASTVGVAAPSGASEQVMRVELARIYGVPTDQWELLQVVPIPHALPAAPVPQARLRKPVELGDGLFVAGDHRDSPSIQGALAGGWRTAGAVLASLGALVGL, from the coding sequence GTGTCGCAGCCGCCAGAGGTGGACGTCGTCATCGTCGGCGGCGGCCTCGCGGGGCTCGCCGCTGCCCGCCGGCTGGACCGCGCCGGCGTCGACTGGCTGCTCGTCGAGGCCGCCGACCGGCTCGGCGGCCGGGTCGCCACGGACGTCGTGGACGGCTGGCGGCTCGACCGCGGCTTCCAGGTCCTCAACACCGCGTACCCGAGGGTGCCGGCCCTGGTCGACCTGGACGCCCTCGACATGCGTTACTTCACGCCCGGCGTCCTGGTCCGCCGCGGCGGACGCCTGCACCGCCTGGAAAACCCGCTCCGCGACCCGATGGCCGCCCCGAAAACCCTCAACAGCGGGGTCGGCACGCTCGCCGACCGCCTCAAGTTCGCGGCGCTGGCGACCCGCTGCGCGACGTACCCGCCGGCCCGGCTCCTCGACGCCCCGGAGCTGACCACCCAGGAGGCGCTGCGCAAAGCGGGCCTGTCCCACCGCATCATCGAAGAGGTCCTGCGGCCGTTCCTCTCCGGCGTCTTCGCCGACCGCTCCCTCGACACGTCCAGCCACGTCCTCGCGATGGTGCTCCGCTCCTTCGCCCGCGGCCGCATCGGCGTCCCCGCGCAGGGCATGGCCATGCTCCCGGCCGCGGTCGCGGGCCCCCTGCCGTACCCGCAACTCCTGGTCAACGCCCGCACGGTCGCGGTCTCCCCGGGCCGCGTCATCACCGACGGCGGCGAGATCCGCTGCCGGGCGGTCGTCGTGGCCACCGACCCGGTCACGGCATCCGAGCTCCTCCCGTCCCTGCCCCGCCCGGACATGCGAGGGCTGACCACGTACTACTTCGGCGCCCCGCAAGCCCCCATCGACGAACCCACCCTCCTGCTGGACGGCGACCGCCGCGAAATCGTGGCCAACACCATCGTCATGTCCAACGCAGCCCCCGAATACGCCCCGGCAGGCCGATCGCTGATCGCAGCCTCAACCGTGGGAGTCGCGGCGCCCTCGGGAGCGTCGGAGCAGGTCATGCGGGTGGAACTGGCACGGATCTACGGCGTGCCCACGGATCAGTGGGAGCTGCTGCAGGTCGTACCCATCCCGCACGCCCTACCGGCAGCCCCCGTCCCACAGGCCCGGCTCCGGAAGCCGGTCGAACTGGGGGACGGCCTGTTCGTCGCCGGAGACCACCGCGACAGTCCCTCCATCCAAGGGGCGCTCGCGGGCGGATGGCGCACGGCAGGAGCGGTACTCGCCTCACTGGGCGCTCTGGTCGGTCTTTGA
- a CDS encoding glycosyltransferase family 2 protein — MSEQDTAAPVERRVPGRLYGRTATEITGPVRTPADRVRYRPVLSRRQHRFMVGVAGLHITFALALVGFLVLPGNLPALRAGDRARDLAMLVGLFLMVLLQVIVALRTWVLAYFAARARDPEPMPAPAGLRVALLTTIVPGKEPVELVLTTLRAMKRVRHDGPVDVWLLDEGDDEEVRRRCEEIGVRHFSRKGRPEWNQPSGEFKARTKHGNHNAWRAAYENDYDVVAQMDPDHIPYPNFLERSLGYFADPDTAFVVAPQVYANLTESFVARGAAELAYIFHGIMQRGGNGHGAPLLIGTNHLYRPVAFQQIGGYQDCIIEDHLTSMVIYSARNPATGNHWNGVYTPDVLAVGEGPATYSDFFSQQKRWAYGIWEIARRHSPALMRSLPRRSQRLSFFALQSHYPTTALSWVIGVALSALYLVGGVTISRLPALVWGVLFVGNIVAGLAFFRFTQRFNLVEHERRSFGLAGMALELVTAPVYVAAAAAQLAGRPLAYVVTPKGAAATGDTWRTFRAHLGWAAVAAACLACGVVLDHPFWTLYLWATLTLVISLAPPIHMYARGAARRSRQVVPQRRIGRKLVRAGLISVQQLDELLDLQATSEQAWQRLGDLAVQHGYVNEKQLSDVRGR; from the coding sequence ATGAGCGAGCAGGACACGGCTGCGCCGGTGGAAAGGCGCGTGCCCGGCCGGCTGTACGGGCGTACAGCCACGGAGATCACCGGCCCGGTGCGGACACCCGCCGACCGGGTGCGGTACCGGCCGGTGCTGAGCCGCCGGCAGCACCGGTTCATGGTGGGCGTCGCCGGGCTGCACATCACGTTCGCGCTGGCCCTGGTCGGTTTCCTGGTGCTGCCCGGCAACCTGCCGGCGCTGCGGGCCGGGGACCGGGCCCGGGACCTCGCCATGCTGGTGGGCCTTTTCCTCATGGTCCTGCTGCAGGTGATCGTGGCGCTGCGGACCTGGGTGCTGGCGTACTTCGCCGCCCGGGCGCGCGACCCCGAGCCGATGCCGGCCCCGGCCGGCCTGCGGGTGGCCCTGCTCACCACGATCGTGCCCGGCAAGGAGCCGGTGGAGCTGGTGCTGACCACGCTGCGCGCGATGAAACGGGTACGCCACGACGGCCCGGTCGACGTGTGGCTGCTCGACGAGGGCGACGACGAGGAGGTGCGGCGCCGCTGTGAGGAGATCGGCGTACGCCATTTCAGCCGTAAGGGCCGCCCCGAGTGGAACCAGCCCAGCGGCGAGTTCAAGGCGCGGACGAAGCACGGCAACCACAACGCGTGGCGGGCCGCGTACGAGAACGACTATGACGTGGTCGCCCAGATGGACCCGGACCACATCCCGTATCCGAACTTCCTCGAGCGCAGCCTCGGCTACTTCGCCGACCCGGACACCGCGTTCGTGGTCGCGCCGCAGGTCTACGCCAACCTCACCGAGTCGTTCGTCGCGCGCGGCGCGGCCGAGCTGGCGTACATCTTCCACGGGATCATGCAGCGCGGCGGGAACGGGCACGGCGCGCCGCTGCTGATCGGCACGAATCACCTGTACCGGCCGGTGGCCTTTCAGCAGATCGGCGGCTATCAGGACTGCATCATCGAGGACCATCTGACCTCGATGGTGATCTACAGCGCCCGGAACCCGGCGACGGGCAACCACTGGAACGGCGTGTACACCCCGGACGTCCTGGCTGTGGGCGAGGGGCCGGCGACCTACTCCGACTTCTTCAGCCAGCAGAAGCGCTGGGCGTACGGAATCTGGGAGATTGCCCGCCGGCACTCCCCGGCGCTGATGCGCAGCCTGCCGCGGCGCAGCCAGCGGCTGTCGTTCTTCGCGCTGCAGTCGCACTATCCGACCACGGCCCTGTCCTGGGTGATCGGCGTCGCGCTCAGCGCGCTCTACCTGGTCGGCGGCGTCACGATCAGCCGCCTCCCGGCGCTGGTCTGGGGTGTGCTGTTCGTCGGCAACATCGTCGCCGGCCTGGCGTTCTTCCGCTTCACCCAGCGCTTCAACCTGGTCGAGCACGAACGGCGGTCGTTCGGCCTGGCCGGCATGGCCCTCGAGCTGGTCACCGCTCCGGTCTACGTCGCCGCCGCGGCGGCTCAGCTCGCCGGCCGCCCGCTCGCCTACGTGGTCACCCCGAAGGGCGCTGCGGCGACCGGCGACACGTGGCGCACGTTCCGCGCCCACCTCGGCTGGGCGGCGGTCGCTGCCGCATGCCTCGCCTGTGGCGTCGTCCTGGACCACCCCTTCTGGACCCTCTATCTCTGGGCCACGCTCACGCTCGTGATCTCCCTCGCGCCCCCGATCCACATGTACGCCCGCGGCGCCGCCCGCAGGTCTCGCCAGGTCGTCCCGCAGCGCCGGATCGGCCGGAAGCTGGTACGGGCGGGCCTGATCAGCGTGCAGCAGCTCGACGAACTGCTCGATCTGCAGGCGACGTCCGAGCAGGCGTGGCAGCGCCTGGGCGACCTCGCCGTGCAGCACGGGTACGTGAACGAGAAGCAGCTGTCCGACGTGCGTGGACGCTAG
- a CDS encoding LacI family DNA-binding transcriptional regulator produces the protein MADVARLAGVSSQTVSRVSTGHPGVVESTRRVVLDAMRELGYRPNSAARALKLGEFRTIGVILFTLATTGNSRTVEAIATQAALEGYAITLIPVAAPTQDGVLGAFTRLGELAVDGVIVIMEVHLLDATDLTLPPGMPVVVVDSDAGDRYPVVDTDQADGARQAVRHLLGLGHRTVWHVGGPAESFSAERRAQAWRAVIEDAGRPLPPIERGDWSATSGYRAGLRLAADPACTAIFVANDQMALGVLRALHERGRRVPEQVSVVGFDDIPDAGSYLPPLTTVHQDFAEVGRRCVHGLLDQIRGERGTPGTELVPTVLIHRSSTAAPQRDTP, from the coding sequence ATGGCCGACGTGGCCCGCCTCGCCGGGGTGTCGTCGCAGACCGTGTCCCGCGTGTCCACCGGCCATCCCGGCGTCGTCGAGTCCACCCGCCGCGTCGTGCTGGACGCCATGCGAGAGCTCGGATACCGGCCCAACAGCGCGGCCCGGGCGCTCAAGCTGGGGGAATTCCGCACCATCGGCGTCATCCTCTTCACCCTCGCCACCACCGGCAACAGCCGCACGGTCGAGGCCATCGCCACGCAGGCCGCGCTCGAGGGGTACGCCATCACGCTCATCCCGGTGGCCGCACCCACCCAGGACGGCGTGCTGGGCGCGTTCACCCGCCTCGGCGAGCTCGCCGTCGACGGCGTCATCGTGATCATGGAAGTGCACCTGCTCGACGCCACCGACCTCACCCTGCCGCCCGGCATGCCGGTCGTGGTGGTCGACTCCGACGCCGGCGACCGCTACCCGGTGGTCGACACCGACCAGGCCGACGGCGCCCGGCAGGCGGTGCGGCACCTGCTCGGGCTCGGCCACCGTACGGTGTGGCACGTCGGCGGCCCGGCCGAGTCGTTCTCCGCCGAGCGCCGGGCCCAGGCCTGGCGGGCCGTCATCGAGGACGCCGGCCGCCCCCTGCCACCCATTGAGCGCGGCGACTGGTCCGCCACCTCCGGATACCGGGCCGGCCTGCGGCTCGCCGCCGACCCCGCCTGCACCGCCATTTTCGTGGCCAACGACCAGATGGCGCTGGGCGTGCTGCGGGCCCTGCACGAGCGCGGCCGCCGGGTGCCCGAGCAGGTCAGCGTCGTGGGCTTCGACGACATCCCCGACGCGGGGTCGTACCTGCCGCCGCTGACCACCGTGCACCAGGACTTCGCCGAGGTCGGCCGGCGCTGCGTACACGGCCTGCTGGACCAGATCCGCGGCGAGCGCGGCACGCCGGGCACCGAACTCGTACCCACCGTCCTGATCCACCGATCGAGCACGGCCGCGCCCCAGCGGGACACCCCCTAG
- a CDS encoding carbohydrate ABC transporter permease: MAISDARARPGRRRRRSLEGWTFVGPFMLVFALVFLAPIGYSIYLSLYRNRLIGGNSFVGLDNYSQAIGDGQFWSGFGRVALFLVVQVPIMLLLALLVALAVDSGRLYGKAFFRVSIFLPYAVPAVVATLMWGFMYSNQFGLVGSINDALHVTLPEPLSADLALASIGNIVTWEFVGYNMLIFYSALQVVPVALYESAAIDGAGQFRIVRAIKLPHLRGALVIATIFSVIGSFQLFNEPAIMRPLARNVITTAYTPNMYAYSLSFAGRQYNYAATVAIIMGLITMAIAYAVQLRGAREK, from the coding sequence ATGGCCATCTCGGACGCGCGGGCGCGGCCCGGCCGACGACGGCGCCGGTCCCTCGAGGGCTGGACGTTCGTCGGCCCGTTCATGCTGGTGTTCGCGCTGGTCTTCCTCGCGCCGATCGGCTACTCGATCTACCTCAGCCTCTACCGGAACCGGCTCATCGGCGGGAACTCGTTCGTCGGGCTCGACAACTACAGCCAGGCGATCGGGGACGGGCAGTTCTGGTCCGGGTTCGGCCGGGTGGCGCTCTTCCTCGTGGTCCAGGTGCCGATCATGCTGCTGCTCGCGCTGCTGGTAGCGCTCGCCGTGGACAGCGGCCGGCTCTACGGCAAAGCCTTCTTCCGGGTCTCGATCTTCCTGCCGTACGCGGTGCCGGCCGTGGTGGCCACGCTGATGTGGGGCTTCATGTACAGCAACCAGTTCGGGCTGGTCGGCAGCATCAACGACGCGCTGCACGTCACGCTGCCCGAACCGCTCTCCGCCGACCTCGCGCTCGCCTCCATCGGCAACATCGTCACCTGGGAGTTCGTCGGCTACAACATGCTGATCTTCTACTCGGCGCTGCAGGTCGTACCGGTCGCGCTCTATGAATCGGCGGCGATCGACGGCGCCGGGCAGTTCCGGATCGTCCGGGCCATCAAGCTGCCACACCTGCGGGGCGCCCTGGTGATCGCGACGATCTTCTCGGTGATCGGCAGCTTCCAGCTGTTCAACGAGCCCGCGATCATGCGCCCGCTGGCCCGCAACGTGATCACGACGGCATACACCCCCAACATGTACGCCTATTCGCTGTCGTTCGCGGGCCGGCAGTACAACTACGCCGCCACCGTGGCGATCATCATGGGGCTCATCACGATGGCCATCGCGTACGCCGTGCAGCTGCGCGGCGCGAGGGAGAAGTGA
- a CDS encoding carbohydrate ABC transporter permease: protein MHRRRSVVLTALTALVAIYSLVPLFWLVVNATKTQQGLISSFGLWFDDGRFALVDNIRLTLTYDDGVFVRWLGNTLLYVVAGAGGATLLATLGGYGLAKFDFPGKRAVFAVVIGAVAVPGTALAVPTFLMFSKMGLTNTPWSVIIPSLVSPFGLYLMWTFSAQAVPDEMLEAARIDGAGEFFTFLRVSVPLLGPGIVTVLLFTVVATWNNYFLPLIMLKDPRWYPLTIGLNSWNDQAGTVGGEAVFNLVITGSLLTILPLLAAFLLLQRYWQSGLAAGSVKE, encoded by the coding sequence ATGCACCGGCGGCGCAGCGTCGTGCTGACGGCCCTGACCGCGCTGGTCGCGATCTACAGCCTCGTCCCGCTGTTCTGGCTGGTGGTGAACGCGACCAAGACACAGCAGGGCCTGATCAGTTCGTTCGGCCTGTGGTTCGACGACGGCAGATTCGCGCTCGTCGACAACATCCGGCTGACCCTCACGTACGACGACGGGGTGTTCGTCCGCTGGCTCGGCAACACCCTGCTGTACGTCGTGGCCGGTGCCGGCGGGGCGACGCTGCTGGCGACCCTGGGCGGGTACGGGCTCGCCAAGTTCGACTTCCCCGGCAAGCGCGCGGTCTTCGCCGTCGTGATCGGCGCTGTCGCCGTGCCCGGGACCGCGCTGGCCGTACCGACGTTCCTGATGTTCAGCAAGATGGGGCTGACGAACACGCCGTGGTCGGTGATCATCCCGTCGCTGGTCTCGCCGTTCGGGCTCTACCTCATGTGGACGTTCTCCGCGCAGGCCGTGCCCGACGAGATGCTGGAGGCCGCCCGGATCGACGGCGCGGGCGAGTTCTTCACGTTCCTCCGCGTCTCGGTGCCGCTGCTCGGGCCCGGCATCGTCACCGTCCTGCTCTTCACCGTGGTCGCCACCTGGAACAACTACTTCCTGCCGCTGATCATGCTCAAGGACCCGCGGTGGTACCCGCTGACCATCGGCCTGAACTCCTGGAACGACCAGGCCGGGACGGTGGGCGGCGAGGCCGTGTTCAACCTCGTCATCACCGGATCGCTGCTGACGATCCTGCCCCTGCTCGCCGCGTTCCTGCTGCTGCAGCGGTACTGGCAGTCCGGCCTGGCCGCCGGCAGCGTCAAAGAATGA